The Aspergillus chevalieri M1 DNA, chromosome 5, nearly complete sequence genome includes a region encoding these proteins:
- a CDS encoding NAD(P)/FAD-dependent oxidoreductase (COG:E;~EggNog:ENOG410PJFK;~InterPro:IPR006076,IPR036188;~PFAM:PF01266;~TransMembrane:1 (i7-25o);~go_function: GO:0016491 - oxidoreductase activity [Evidence IEA];~go_process: GO:0055114 - oxidation-reduction process [Evidence IEA]), producing the protein MTSSNPSYLIIGAGVFGVSTAYHLIQKYPDASVTLVDRDAYDAESRVAASWDWNKVVRADYDDKVYCRLALEAQDIFKSDPLWKPYFHQTGVYWTCRSGYAQNVITNHKELGRNDDIIALPVAEARKLYGGIFDSADYTGVKEVLINRASGWAAAGDALRAVTKKCLELGVKYMTADIAALEFDGRGSCTGVKTRSGQILSATHVIVAAGAFTPTLLEWSAVTSGNTGLRAGERILAAGITTGMAQLNEEQYKKFKDMPVGFQGYTSEEGKPFIGSIPPTMDRELKWWGSKIFTNTREVLPGRYISSPPPTFDYNQWKVPGPLKQDIVESRNLWYGPESADWEMTKHRICWDAFTTTSDFIISSHSASKGLYIATCGSFHGFKFFPVLGKYVTQMLEGELAPELAEKWAWDRQRPDSSQNVEYPNAEMKHLLQPASKL; encoded by the exons ATGACCTCAAGCAACCCTTCGTACCTGATTATCGGCGCTGGTGTCTTTGGTGTGTCAACTGCCTATCATCTCATCCAGAAGTATCCCGATGCGTCGGTGACTCTGGTTGACCGAGATGCATACGATGCCGAGTCTCGTGTGGCTGCATCATGGGATTGGAATAAGGTTGTTCGCGCCGACTACGACGACAAGGTCTATTGCAGACTGGCTCTTGAGGCTCAAGACATTTTCAAGTCGGATCCCCTTTGGAAGCCTTATTTCCACCAGACTGGCGTCTACTGGACGTGCCGCAGCGGCTATGCGCAAAAcgtcatcaccaaccacaaGGAGCTCGGCCGCAATGACGACATCATTGCCCTGCCTGTCGCTGAGGCCCGAAAGCTTTACGGCGGAATTTTTGACAGTGCTGACTACACCGGTGTCAAGGAGGTTCTTATTAACAGGGCCAGTGGTTGGGCTGCCGCTGGAGATGCTCTTCGAGCAGTCACGAAAAAGTGCCTCGAATTGGGCGTCAAGTACATGACTGCTGACATTGCCGCTCTGGAATTCGATGGTCGCGGTTCTTGCACCGGTGTCAAGACGAGGTCTGGACAGATCTTGTCGGCCACGCATGTTATCGTCGCTGCTGGCGCTTTCACGCCCACATTGCTGGAGTGGAGCGCTGTGACGAGCGGCAACACCGGCCTCCGAGCCGGAGAGCGAATTCTGGCCGCTGGCATTACGACGGGGATGGCACAGCTCAATGAGGAGCAGTACAAGAAGTTCAAAGACATGCCTGTTGGCTTCCAAGGTTACACATCCGAAGAGG GCAAGCCCTTCATTGGTAGCATTCCCCCTACTATGGACAGAGAGCTCAAGTGGTGGGGTTCTAAGATCTTCACAAACACTCGAGAGGTGTTACCTGGCCGTTATATCTCTTCACCTCCGCCCACATTCGACTACAACCAGTGGAAGGTTCCTGGGCCTCTTAAGCAGGACATTGTCGAGTCCAGGAATCTATGGTACGGGCCTGAGAGCGCAGATTGGGAGATGACGAAACACCGAATTTGCTG GGACGCTTTCACCACTACCTCTGACTTTATCATTTCTTCTCACTCTGCCTCAAAGGGCCTCTACATCGCAACTTGCGGTTCGTTCCACGGCTTCAAGTTCTTCCCCGTGCTTGGCAAGTACGTCACACAGATGCTTGAGGGCGAGTTGGCACCCGAATTGGCGGAGAAGTGGGCCTGGGATCGACAGCGACCTGATTCGTCCCAAAACGTTGAGTACCCAAACGCGGAGATGAAGCATCTCTTGCAGCCTGCATCGAAGCTGTAG